In the Populus trichocarpa isolate Nisqually-1 chromosome 1, P.trichocarpa_v4.1, whole genome shotgun sequence genome, one interval contains:
- the LOC7470816 gene encoding serine/threonine-protein phosphatase PP-X isozyme 2 isoform X2: MSDLDRQIEQLKRCEPLKESEVKALCLKAMEILVEESNVQRVDAPVTICGDIHGQFYDMKELFKVGGDCPKTSYLFLGDFVDRGYYSVETFLLLLALKVRYPDRITLIRGNHESRQITQVYGFYDECLRKYGSVNVWRYCTDIFDYMRFEQLIGSKKYLMMVLCVIFSGQILKILLMVGG; encoded by the exons atgtCAGACCTCGACAGACAAATAGAGCAACTGAAGAGGTGCGAGCCCCTGAAGGAATCggaagtgaaagctctttgccTCAAAGCTATGGAAATCCTCGTCGAAGAGAGCAACGTTCAACGCGTCGATGCTCCCGTCACC ATATGTGGAGATATCCATGGACAGTTTTATGACATGAAAGAGCTTTTCAAGGTGGGAGGGGATTGCCCGAAGACTAGTTACTTGTTTCTTGGAGATTTTGTTGATAGAGGATATTACTCTGTTGAGACATTTCTGCTTCTTTTAGCCCTTAAG GTGAGATATCCAGATCGGATAACACTCATTAGAGGGAATCATGAGAGCCGTCAGATAACACAG GTGTATGGATTTTATGATGAGTGTTTGCGTAAATACGGCTCAGTGAATGTTTGGAGATATTGCACCGATATATTTGATTACATGAG ATTCGAACAATTGATAGGAAGCAAGAAGTACCTCATGATGGTGCTATGTGTGATCTTCTCTGGTCAGATCCTGAAGATATTGTTGATGGTTGGGGGTTGA